Proteins encoded by one window of Cloeon dipterum chromosome 2, ieCloDipt1.1, whole genome shotgun sequence:
- the GCS2beta gene encoding glucosidase 2 subunit beta, with the protein MQTRHLFITLSCLVSLQRASSVEILRPRGVSVTKTSLYDPEKNFTCFDGSLTIPFVQVNDDFCDCPDSSDEPGTAACPNGLFHCTNAGHQPMDLPSSRVNDGICDCCDATDEFDGQEKLGGGHCTNTCQEMGRAARELAQRLAEMQKRGAEVRKEMARKAAELKAGKSSRLGQLRKDQEEAEALKAEKEAIKKQAEELETAALAVYREAEELEKERRAQLSKEENEKEAKSMFELFDADKDGRISIPELMTKQEFDQNRDGQVTNEEARFFLNQNEEVGEEAFITECWPRMKPFYMMSTGKYIPPGEEPNTNEETEDPENFEAAQDDDNNLAEQTEEPVDAVETEENPEEDVDDGEHEDEEEGDQDKEEEDSDHEKEGEKSFSEVQYDAETQRLIDDAANARHEFEEADRALRDVEREIRQIEESLDKDYGIDGEFAALEGECFEYTDREYTYKLCPFDQVTQRPKNGGGDTRLGTWGHWAGSESDRYSNMMYTNGQSCWNGPQRSTKVELSCGTENLLKAVSEPNRCEYKFEFETPAACHISEDASSKGIHDEL; encoded by the exons ATGCAGACAAGACACTTATTCATCACTCTAAGCTGCTTAGTTAGTCTTCAAAGAGCCTCGTCTGTGGAAATTCTACGGCCAAGAGGAGTTTCTGTGACAA AAACTTCGCTTTATGACCCAGAGAAAAACTTCACTTGCTTTGATGGGTCGTTAACCATCCCCTTTGTGCAAGTGAATGATGACTTCTGTGATTGCCCGGACAGCAGTGATGAGCCAGGCACAGCCGCCTGTCCCAATGGATTATTTCACTGCACCAACGCAGGCCATCAACCCATGGATCTGCCCTCATCTCGTGTGAATGATGGCATTTGTG ATTGTTGTGATGCAACGGATGAGTTTGATGGGCAAGAGAAGCTGGGTGGCGGGCACTGCACAAACACGTGCCAGGAGATGGGCCGGGCGGCGCGTGAACTGGCGCAACGGCTGGCGGAAATGCAGAAGCGCGGTGCCGAGGTGCGCAAGGAAATGGCACGCAAGGCTGCTGAGCTCAAAGCTGGCAAGTCAAGTCGACTTGGCCAGCTAAGAAAGGATCAGGAGGAGGCTGAGGCGCTCAAGGCCGAGAAGGAGGCCATCAAGAAGCAGGCGGAGGAGCTGGAGACAGCCGCACTGGCCGTCTACAGGGAAGCTGAGGAGCTCGAGAAGGAGCGGCGGGCGCAGCTCAGCAAGGAGGAGAACGAGAAGGAGGCCAAGAGCATGTTTGAACTGTTTGACGCCGACAAAGACGGCCGAATTTCCATCCCAGAGCTGATGACCAAGCAAGAGTTTGACCAGAACCGTGATGGTCAAGTTACCAATGAAGAGGCCAGG TTCTTCCTTAATCAAAACGAGGAGGTTGGAGAGGAAGCATTTATCACTGAATGCTGGCCCCGAATGAAGCCATTCTACATGATGAGCACTGGAAAGTACATTCCACCT GGGGAGGAGCCAAACACTAATGAAGAAACAGAGGATCCCGAGAactttgaagctgcgcaggaTGATGACAACAACCTTGCGGAACAAACGGAGGAGCCA GTTGATGCTGTTGAGACTGAAGAAAACCCTGAAGAGGATGTTGATGATGGAGAGCATGAAGACGAAGAAGAAGGTGATCAAGACAAGGAGGAAGAGGATAGTGATCATGAAAAGGAGGGAGAAAAGTCCTTCTCTGAAGTTCAGTATGATGCAGAGACGCAAAGACTTATTGATG ATGCGGCCAACGCCAGGCATGAGTTTGAGGAGGCCGATCGGGCGCTGCGTGATGTAGAGCGCGAGATTCGGCAGATTGAGGAGTCTCTGGACAAAGACTATGGTATCGACGGCGAGTTTGCCGCACTCGAAGGCGAATGCTTTGAATATACCGACCGAGAATACACCTACAAACTCTGTCCATTTGATCAG gttACACAAAGGCCTAAAAATGGTGGAGGAGACACCAGACTCGGCACATGGGGCCACTGGGCTGGCTCAGAGAGTGACAGGTATTCAAACATGATGTACACCAACGGCCAATCTTGCTGGAATGGACCCCAACGCTCAACCAAA GTGGAGTTATCTTGTGGAACGGAAAACCTGCTGAAGGCAGTTAGCGAGCCGAACAGGTGTGAGTACAAGTTTGAGTTTGAAACGCCCGCCGCCTGTCACATCTCAGAAGACGCGAGTTCCAAAGGCATTCATGACGAACTTTAA
- the LOC135937521 gene encoding uncharacterized protein LOC135937521: MTLVLPAGDMLKKIQSDLNLTEGREQEDLSKLKEWLVLQPHLPKIDDDRLLAGFLYGSKNSMERCKKVIDLHYTVRGAAPEFFKNRDPKNADMQSCLESVYIVPMPKLTAEGARVTIHGLQDPAKSQFNASECMKLVFLTGDIRLREDICSGDVLIYDLSGSSLSHLAQLTLPLVRKFMICGQSAYPVRLREVHLVNAPSFLDKILALFKPLMKDKLADRIHIHADVAALQKFLSKDVLPKEYGGDAGEMKELHASWRTKLESYRDWFISQESVLVDEAKRPGGKPVTQDDLFGLDGSFRQLAVDLARVFISFFQGIPTAAPILRLIHIPGGATGKEVARPGRRSVALLRESPSPLHSLHSASAHNMASTLLVQPSGEISGKIYKELCEDKSAVPEKMKNIKEWLALQPHLPPFEDDDRILTFLRGCKHSSEKVKKKLDMYFSMRAAVPEFYAERDPQSESLQKVWTEVHMPPLPGLTAEGNRVIWMCSAQPELNISSASTAMKLALMIGDLRLKLEEHGVAGDVYVLDAAHATAQQFAKFTPAIIRKFLISVQEAYPVRLRQVHVININPLVDVIFNFVKPLLKEKIKNRIHFHSKMDTFYKIVPAEMCPTEYGGQGGSLKDISGNWKKTVEENRQWFLDQETVKADETRRPGKQMNYDELFGASGSFRKLNID, translated from the exons ATGACGTTGGTGCTCCCCGCTGGTGACATGCTCAAGAAAATTCAGTCCGACCTGAACCTGACGGAAGGTCGCGAGCAGGAGGACCTGTCCAAGCTGAAGGAATGGCTCGTCCTGCAACCCCATTTGCCGAAGATTGACG acgATCGATTGCTGGCCGGCTTCCTGTACGGCAGCAAAAACTCGATGGAGCGGTGCAAAAAAGTGATCGACCTGCACTACACCGTGCGTGGCGCCGCGCCTGAGTTCTTCAAGAACCGCGATCCGAAAAACGCTGACATGCAGTCTTGTCTTGAATCTGT gTACATTGTGCCGATGCCGAAGCTGACGGCCGAAGGTGCCCGCGTGACCATCCACGGTCTGCAGGATCCGGCCAAGAGCCAGTTCAACGCGTCCGAGTGCATGAAGCTGGTCTTCCTCACCGGTGACATCCGCCTCCGTGAGGACATCTGCTCAGGAGACGTGCTCATTTACGATCTCAGCGGCAGCTCCTTGTCCCACCTCGCCCAACTCACGCTGCCCCTCGTGCGAAAATTCATGATTTGTGGACAG AGTGCTTATCCCGTACGCCTGCGCGAGGTGCATCTGGTCAACGCTCCCAGCTTCTTGGACAAAATCCTTGCCCTGTTCAAGCCCCTCATGAAGGACAAGCTCGCCGACAGG ATCCACATTCACGCTGACGTGGCTGCGCTCCAAAAATTCCTGTCCAAGGACGTCCTCCCCAAGGAATACGGCGGCGACGCTGGGGAAATGAAAGAATTGCACG CCTCTTGGCGCACCAAGCTGGAGAGCTACCGCGACTGGTTCATCAGCCAAGAGTCCGTTCTGGTCGACGAAGCCAAGCGACCTGGCGGAAAACCCGTGACCCAGGATGATCTCTTCGGGCTAGACGGCTCCTTCCGCCAACTCGCCGTCGAC TTAGCTCGcgtttttatatcattttttcagGGTATCCCCACCGCTGCTCCCATACTGCGGCTGATCCACATACCTGGCGGTGCGACAGGTAAGGAAGTTGCTCGGCCAGGGAGACGCAGTGTGGCTCTGCTCAGAGAAAGTCCATCTCCGCTGCACAGCCTACATTCAGCATCAGCCCACAA catGGCATCCACACTTTTGGTGCAGCCAAGCGGCGAAATTTCCGGAAAAATCTACAAGGAACTGTGTGAGGACAAGTCCGCTGTTCCCGAGAAGATGAAAAACATCAAAGAGTGGCTAGCATTGCAGCCACACCTTCCACCTTTTGAGG ATGATGACCGAATTTTGACATTCCTGCGGGGCTGCAAGCACAGCAGCGAGAAGGTAAAGAAGAAGCTGGACATGTACTTCTCGATGCGCGCCGCCGTGCCCGAATTCTACGCCGAGCGCGACCCGCAGAGCGAGAGTCTGCAGAAGGTGTGGACGGAAGT GCACATGCCGCCCCTGCCCGGCCTCACCGCCGAAGGCAACAGAGTTATTTGGATGTGCAGCGCCCAGCCCGAGCTCAACATTTCCTCGGCGTCGACAGCCATGAAACTGGCCCTGATGATCGGTGATTTGCGACTCAAGCTTGAAGAG CACGGCGTGGCTGGAGATGTCTACGTTTTGGACGCTGCGCACGCCACCGCTCAGCAGTTTGCTAAATTCACCCCTGCAATCATCCGCAAGTTCCTGATCAGCGTGCAG GAAGCCTATCCTGTGCGCCTGAGACAAGTGCATGTGATCAACATCAACCCTCTGGTGGATGTGATTTTTAACTTCGTGAAGCCGCTGCTCAAGGAGAAGATCAAGAATAGG ATACATTTCCACTCCAAAATGGACACGTTCTACAAAATCGTCCCCGCTGAAATGTGTCCGACCGAGTACGGAGGTCAAGGTGGCTCTCTCAAGGACATTAGCG GCAATTGGAAAAAGACGGTGGAAGAGAACCGCCAGTGGTTCTTGGACCAGGAAACGGTAAAAGCTGACGAGACCAGACGGCCAGGCAAGCAGATGAACTACGACGAGCTGTTCGGCGCGTCTGGTTCATTCAGGAAGCTGAACATCGATTAA